Genomic window (Deltaproteobacteria bacterium):
GCGCTCCAAGGGCGAGAACCAGCACGTGGAGCAGGGCTTCACCGTCAGCGCCAAAGTTCGTTGAGGTCGGCGCGGATCGTTCGCCGCTCGCGGCTCCACGCGGTCTGCTCGCCGGCGCAGCAGTGCTTCCACTTTGCTCCCGAGCCGCACGGACACGGCGAGTTCCGCGAGTAGCCCGCGCCCTCCGGCGACGCCGCGCGCGCCTGCACCAGCGCCATCATCGCCAGGTGCTCCAAGCCCGGATCCGGATCCACCAGGTAGCCCGCGAGCAGTTGCTCCGCCCGTGGCCCGCCCAGCGCGCCCAGCGCCGCCAGGATCTCCTTCTTCTCGAACGCCGGTGCGAGCCGCTCGTCCAGCCGCGCCCCGAGTTGATCCACGTCGAGAAGGCTCTCCAACTCCTCACAAATCGAAACCGCCGCCACCATCGCCGCCTCCCAGGTATATCCAGATGCATCTATAAATTCGGGACGCAGCTCGGCCTGCAGCTGCGTCCCGAACGGGTTGAACTACGCCTGCGCCACCTCGCCGCCCGACTGCGACGGCATGAGC
Coding sequences:
- a CDS encoding SEC-C domain-containing protein, with product MESLLDVDQLGARLDERLAPAFEKKEILAALGALGGPRAEQLLAGYLVDPDPGLEHLAMMALVQARAASPEGAGYSRNSPCPCGSGAKWKHCCAGEQTAWSRERRTIRADLNELWR